One Desulfobulbus oligotrophicus DNA segment encodes these proteins:
- a CDS encoding 2-oxoacid:ferredoxin oxidoreductase subunit beta, whose amino-acid sequence MTTNPKKITRQPDHPLDDLIRTDRIPHIWCPGCGIGTAFSSCLSAIKATEIPYNMFTMVSGIGCSARGAGYIKLDSFHTTHGRAIPFASGIKMARPDLKVIVFSGDGDLFAIGGNHFIHAARRNMDLTVICVNNLTYGMTGGQVAATTPNMAKSTTTPLGNPDSPFNLPLLAYASGASYVARWTILHSRELTSSIKEAITRKGFSFIEVLSPCPINYGRRNKEKPIDTLKLYQERTIIKNGADPIGADIDFTKGVVIGTFINADRSTCDDRYTAIHRPCSDD is encoded by the coding sequence ATGACCACTAATCCGAAAAAGATAACCAGACAGCCGGACCATCCGCTCGATGATCTGATCCGTACTGACCGCATCCCTCATATCTGGTGTCCGGGTTGCGGTATCGGTACCGCCTTTTCTTCATGTCTCAGCGCGATCAAGGCCACGGAAATCCCGTACAACATGTTTACCATGGTCTCGGGCATCGGTTGTTCGGCACGTGGAGCCGGGTATATCAAGCTGGACAGTTTTCATACGACCCATGGCCGGGCCATTCCCTTTGCCAGCGGCATTAAAATGGCCAGACCGGATCTGAAGGTGATCGTGTTTTCCGGTGACGGCGACCTGTTTGCCATCGGTGGTAACCACTTTATCCATGCGGCCAGACGAAATATGGATCTCACCGTCATCTGTGTCAACAATCTGACCTATGGTATGACCGGAGGGCAGGTAGCGGCCACCACCCCCAATATGGCAAAGTCAACGACCACCCCTTTGGGGAATCCGGATTCACCCTTTAATCTACCGCTTTTAGCCTATGCTTCCGGCGCCTCCTATGTTGCCCGCTGGACAATTCTCCACAGTCGCGAACTGACGTCGTCAATCAAAGAGGCCATTACCCGTAAAGGGTTTTCATTCATTGAGGTGCTGTCGCCATGTCCGATCAACTACGGCCGTCGGAATAAAGAAAAACCGATCGACACCCTCAAGCTGTATCAGGAACGCACCATCATCAAGAACGGTGCTGATCCGATCGGGGCGGATATCGATTTTACCAAAGGAGTGGTGATCGGTACCTTCATCAATGCGGATCGCTCCACCTGTGACGATCGTTATACGGCAATTCATCGTCCCTGCAGCGACGATTGA
- a CDS encoding 2-oxoacid:acceptor oxidoreductase family protein yields MSQPVQQSQTEIIVTGFGGQGIILAGRILGMAASLGDKKESTLVQAYGPESRGGACNAQVIISNTPIHYPYVNTPDILIAMSQAGYDKFVTALADDSVLLIDEDLVRLQQAPCDHFAIPATRMAENLGNKMMANIIMLGFCTAVTGAVSSRAAQVTIADSVPRGTSERNIEAFGKGFDYGLSTLKGRRKVAAGQAGALAS; encoded by the coding sequence ATGAGTCAACCAGTACAGCAGAGTCAGACCGAAATCATTGTCACGGGTTTCGGCGGCCAGGGCATTATTTTAGCCGGCCGAATTCTTGGTATGGCGGCCTCGCTCGGCGACAAGAAAGAATCCACTCTGGTTCAGGCCTATGGGCCGGAGTCCCGCGGCGGTGCCTGTAATGCCCAGGTCATCATTTCCAACACACCGATTCACTATCCCTATGTCAACACACCCGACATCCTGATTGCCATGTCCCAGGCCGGTTACGACAAGTTTGTCACTGCCCTGGCCGACGACTCGGTGTTGTTGATTGACGAGGATCTGGTTCGTCTGCAACAGGCACCTTGCGACCATTTCGCCATTCCGGCCACACGCATGGCTGAAAACCTCGGCAACAAGATGATGGCCAATATCATTATGCTCGGTTTCTGTACGGCCGTCACCGGGGCGGTGTCGAGCCGGGCGGCGCAGGTGACCATTGCCGACTCCGTTCCCAGGGGAACATCGGAACGCAACATTGAGGCCTTTGGCAAGGGATTTGATTACGGGCTTTCCACCCTTAAGGGTCGACGAAAGGTGGCCGCCGGTCAGGCTGGAGCGCTGGCATCATGA
- a CDS encoding FAD-dependent oxidoreductase — translation MKREKERLYRVIVAGATPEGIAATNKLGELGIPVTLVDADPDLDVKLAADRYRLPSGLPFNFAHRPGLIRIMRNSAIRTLLPARIESIKHTSQGFSVRIDQEQTFVDADRCVACGKCVAVCPVEHPEKGRALRFHSRTGLPGRPYIDKRRQPLCQESCPLGVNAQGYIALAGRGRFDEALALIRRDNILPGICGRVCTHPCEEACRRGGVDDPVSIRAIKRFLADYEGENTARLEAAGAAMAAACAPARKEKVAIIGSGPAGIAAAADLARQGYGVTVFEKEAEVGGLLRYGIGAHRLPRTILDREVKLIEQMGVTFLTNRKVDITADIEQLHKEYDAVLLGTGTWYDRRMGIEGENLTGVEGCLAFLARRQWDNLTGMSGKVAVIGDGNSAFDLARTLTRMGAAVSIISWFGMDHIPADPDEVREAVEEGVTIVDAVQVVAFQGRDGVFTHLECMPTRPGKPDEHGRAWPVIAEGQQSFQLPFDRAFVAIGQVGGYTQASFGGAISISKHGFIVTDEELRASKTGFYAAGDTVSGPSSVVQAMASGRQAARAIHCDLTGVQEKASGGRPAGKDFRALPENICQQMRITMPERPTAERKNSFQEVSLGYSSREMAVEAGRCLQCGVCSECLECVTACGPLAAIDHYQEKAEIVEQCGVVIVADADIVPNVKGNDIIRAHGPKTARSDVNDMIVRGFDAAGQAMLLLGGAAKKTKGHGLSVSIPDAGLSSEIRIGVFACRCNDSLGWLDAMDDYLEQLPAITPLVVHTATLTSACVQDETATIVRTVREKGITRIVLASCVCCPLNFVCSACTDQRSRLKDNLFHGTGISRSMVETCNLRGEILRLVTSDPDLALERFKGLLGRSIKRTLHLKPLPTVTRNYNFTAAVIGNSQATLTSAMTLADSDHEVFRIGTAEQPLQDMVEHPNIHNFSDWSVQSIKGTIGDFQILIEADGQQQILRAGTVILGAKARKRIAYTHQEGLPTTTVEPVVQEYGTTNIPFAYPCATSVPGLFLAEPPDINVSKRKKGNAAAMMVAAAMPRGPRQSKGLTAAVDEKLCRGCGRCARACLYHAVTLHPNEIGGWCAHVDEALCKGCGNCISVCPTSAADSPYRNRAFLEQALEEVLARETAHGK, via the coding sequence ATGAAGCGGGAAAAAGAACGACTGTACCGGGTCATTGTTGCCGGTGCCACGCCGGAAGGTATTGCAGCCACCAACAAGCTGGGGGAGTTGGGCATCCCGGTGACCCTGGTTGATGCTGATCCTGATCTTGATGTGAAGCTTGCCGCTGACAGGTACCGTCTTCCTTCGGGTCTGCCTTTCAACTTTGCCCATCGTCCCGGTCTTATCCGGATTATGCGCAACAGTGCCATTCGAACGCTGCTGCCCGCCAGGATTGAGTCGATTAAACACACTTCCCAGGGGTTCAGCGTCCGCATTGATCAGGAACAGACCTTTGTCGATGCGGATCGTTGTGTTGCCTGCGGTAAGTGTGTTGCAGTCTGTCCGGTGGAGCATCCGGAAAAGGGGCGGGCACTGCGCTTTCACAGTCGCACCGGTCTGCCCGGACGACCGTATATCGACAAGCGGAGACAACCACTGTGTCAGGAGAGCTGTCCTTTGGGGGTGAACGCTCAGGGGTACATCGCCCTGGCAGGCAGAGGTCGGTTTGATGAGGCATTGGCCTTGATACGACGCGATAATATTCTGCCCGGCATCTGTGGCCGGGTCTGCACGCATCCCTGTGAAGAGGCCTGCCGGCGCGGTGGTGTTGACGACCCGGTTTCCATTCGCGCCATCAAACGTTTTCTGGCTGATTACGAGGGAGAAAACACTGCCCGCCTTGAGGCCGCCGGGGCGGCAATGGCAGCCGCCTGTGCACCGGCTCGAAAAGAGAAGGTTGCTATCATCGGCTCCGGCCCGGCAGGCATTGCCGCAGCTGCGGATTTAGCCCGTCAAGGTTACGGTGTCACAGTTTTTGAGAAGGAAGCCGAGGTCGGTGGTCTGCTTCGCTACGGTATCGGTGCACATCGATTGCCCCGTACGATTCTGGATCGGGAAGTCAAACTTATCGAACAGATGGGGGTCACCTTTCTCACGAACAGGAAGGTTGATATCACAGCTGATATTGAACAGCTTCATAAAGAATACGATGCTGTGCTTCTGGGTACCGGTACCTGGTATGACCGCAGAATGGGGATAGAAGGGGAAAACCTGACCGGCGTTGAGGGCTGCCTCGCCTTTCTTGCCCGCCGACAGTGGGATAATCTGACCGGCATGTCAGGGAAGGTTGCTGTGATCGGCGATGGTAACTCCGCCTTTGATCTGGCCCGCACTCTGACACGCATGGGAGCTGCAGTGAGCATCATCAGCTGGTTCGGCATGGACCACATCCCGGCCGACCCGGATGAGGTTCGGGAAGCTGTGGAAGAGGGGGTAACCATTGTCGATGCTGTCCAGGTGGTTGCTTTCCAGGGGCGGGACGGTGTGTTTACCCATCTGGAATGCATGCCGACCAGACCCGGTAAGCCCGACGAACACGGCAGAGCCTGGCCCGTGATTGCTGAAGGGCAGCAATCCTTCCAACTGCCCTTTGATCGGGCCTTTGTTGCCATAGGACAGGTCGGTGGCTACACCCAGGCAAGTTTTGGTGGAGCCATCAGTATCAGCAAACATGGTTTTATTGTGACTGATGAGGAACTGCGCGCTTCAAAAACCGGATTCTACGCAGCTGGAGACACGGTGTCGGGCCCGTCTTCAGTGGTGCAGGCCATGGCTTCAGGTCGTCAGGCTGCGCGCGCCATCCACTGTGATCTCACCGGAGTACAGGAGAAAGCATCAGGCGGCCGACCGGCAGGCAAAGACTTTCGTGCTCTTCCCGAAAATATCTGTCAGCAGATGCGCATCACCATGCCGGAGCGCCCCACCGCTGAACGTAAAAATAGTTTTCAGGAGGTCTCCCTTGGCTACAGCAGCCGGGAAATGGCTGTGGAGGCCGGCCGTTGTCTGCAGTGTGGAGTCTGTTCCGAGTGCCTGGAATGTGTGACTGCCTGTGGACCGCTGGCCGCCATTGATCACTATCAGGAGAAAGCGGAGATTGTTGAACAGTGCGGGGTGGTCATTGTGGCGGATGCGGATATTGTTCCCAATGTGAAGGGGAATGACATTATCCGTGCTCATGGCCCTAAAACAGCACGATCAGATGTGAACGATATGATCGTGCGCGGCTTTGATGCGGCCGGCCAGGCAATGCTGCTGCTGGGAGGAGCTGCCAAAAAGACAAAAGGTCACGGTTTATCGGTTTCCATTCCGGATGCCGGTCTGTCGTCGGAGATCCGTATCGGAGTGTTTGCCTGCCGGTGTAACGATTCACTGGGGTGGCTTGATGCTATGGATGACTATCTTGAACAACTGCCTGCCATCACCCCTCTGGTTGTCCACACTGCAACCCTGACCTCAGCCTGTGTCCAGGATGAGACGGCGACGATTGTACGGACGGTTCGGGAAAAAGGTATCACCCGGATTGTTCTGGCCTCCTGTGTCTGCTGCCCGTTGAATTTTGTGTGCAGCGCCTGTACCGATCAGCGCAGCCGGCTGAAAGACAACCTGTTCCATGGAACCGGTATCAGCCGCTCCATGGTGGAAACCTGTAATCTGCGCGGTGAGATCCTCCGCCTTGTCACCTCTGATCCGGACCTTGCTCTGGAGCGATTTAAGGGGTTGCTTGGCCGGTCGATTAAACGGACACTGCATCTTAAGCCGTTGCCCACGGTAACCCGTAACTACAATTTTACCGCTGCCGTGATCGGCAACTCCCAGGCAACGCTGACCAGTGCCATGACTCTGGCCGATTCCGACCATGAGGTGTTTCGTATCGGTACGGCTGAACAGCCGTTGCAGGATATGGTTGAACACCCCAATATCCATAATTTTTCCGACTGGTCTGTACAGAGTATCAAGGGGACAATCGGTGATTTTCAGATACTTATTGAGGCCGACGGCCAACAGCAGATCCTGCGTGCCGGTACCGTCATTTTAGGGGCAAAGGCACGCAAACGCATCGCCTATACCCATCAGGAAGGTCTGCCCACCACAACTGTAGAGCCGGTGGTTCAGGAGTATGGCACAACGAACATTCCCTTTGCCTACCCGTGTGCAACCTCTGTTCCCGGCTTATTTCTGGCTGAACCGCCGGATATCAATGTCTCGAAACGAAAGAAGGGGAATGCGGCGGCGATGATGGTGGCTGCCGCCATGCCCCGTGGACCGCGCCAGTCCAAAGGGCTGACTGCCGCTGTTGATGAAAAACTCTGCCGGGGGTGCGGTCGTTGTGCCCGGGCCTGTCTCTATCATGCGGTGACGCTGCACCCGAATGAAATCGGCGGCTGGTGTGCCCATGTTGATGAGGCGCTGTGCAAGGGGTGCGGCAACTGTATTTCGGTTTGTCCGACAAGTGCGGCGGACAGCCCCTATCGCAACCGCGCTTTTCTCGAACAGGCTCTTGAAGAGGTGTTGGCACGGGAGACAGCCCATGGCAAATAA
- a CDS encoding hydrogenase iron-sulfur subunit, producing MANKTDDKTLNILLFLCNWGAHAAFLTLQDQLRPIPHEIRMVRVPCAGRIDRAMLLKAFAQGADGVALVGCEPGTCRYGSGSANSLQNTDDVQRILDIMGLGRERLCFGAFLPEESEELLSFLQNFADEINVLGPAGIEAVPVISALNADDLHQELRQLVAAYDIHACQDCGKCTSACPLALIGKPFSPRAIASAVITGGIHSPGVQENVWSCLTCGLCYDRCPSAVNFPAFIKELRHLYRHTALPGQEVHGGFFHSLMRSMSSAAITPRRWGGLPDEIRTDPESPILFFGGCAPYYDIFFGKHSRPQTNKILIDSLRLLNFFDVAPRLLTDERCCGHDLLWSGDKKNFERLARINVERLNGLGIETVITTCPECYMTLHTTYADEGLELKFKVVHLYDFLEEQLDKGAVDFEPFDQVITFQDSCRLGRLEGKVDLPRKLLKRLQPARFVEMKEAAGASICCGNCAWTGCDGYSKALQVRRLEQAHATGSDLLVTSCPKCQLHLACAMEDPFRREQLEIELMDLTSIIAQTIRWKG from the coding sequence ATGGCAAATAAAACAGACGATAAAACTCTGAACATCCTGCTGTTTCTCTGCAACTGGGGGGCGCACGCAGCCTTTCTCACCCTGCAGGACCAGCTGCGTCCCATTCCCCACGAGATCCGGATGGTGCGTGTCCCCTGTGCCGGTCGTATTGATCGTGCCATGCTGCTCAAGGCATTTGCACAGGGAGCCGACGGTGTTGCCCTGGTCGGCTGTGAACCGGGTACCTGCCGCTATGGATCCGGTTCTGCAAACTCTCTGCAGAATACGGATGATGTGCAGCGCATCCTGGATATCATGGGACTTGGCCGGGAACGCCTGTGTTTTGGTGCTTTTCTGCCGGAAGAATCGGAAGAGCTGCTGAGCTTTCTGCAAAATTTTGCAGATGAGATCAACGTCCTGGGGCCGGCCGGTATTGAGGCTGTACCGGTGATTTCTGCTCTCAACGCTGATGATCTTCATCAGGAGTTACGACAGCTGGTTGCTGCCTACGATATTCACGCCTGTCAGGATTGTGGTAAATGCACATCAGCATGTCCCCTGGCTCTGATCGGTAAACCTTTTTCCCCGCGTGCCATTGCCTCAGCAGTGATTACCGGAGGTATCCACAGTCCCGGTGTTCAGGAAAACGTCTGGTCCTGTCTGACCTGCGGTCTCTGCTATGACCGTTGTCCTTCAGCGGTGAATTTTCCGGCCTTTATCAAAGAGCTTCGCCACCTCTACCGTCACACTGCACTGCCCGGTCAGGAGGTGCACGGAGGGTTTTTTCATTCTCTGATGCGTTCCATGTCGTCTGCAGCCATCACCCCCAGACGGTGGGGCGGCCTGCCTGATGAGATTCGTACAGACCCGGAGAGTCCGATCCTGTTTTTTGGTGGCTGTGCTCCCTATTACGACATATTTTTTGGGAAGCACAGCAGACCACAGACCAATAAGATCCTCATCGACAGCCTGCGTCTTCTGAACTTTTTTGATGTTGCTCCCCGCCTGCTGACCGATGAACGATGCTGCGGACATGATCTGCTCTGGTCGGGAGACAAGAAGAACTTTGAGCGGTTGGCGCGAATCAATGTTGAGCGGTTGAACGGACTCGGCATAGAAACCGTGATCACCACCTGCCCGGAATGTTACATGACGCTGCATACCACCTATGCTGACGAGGGGCTGGAGCTGAAGTTCAAGGTGGTACATCTGTATGATTTTCTTGAGGAGCAGCTGGATAAAGGAGCTGTTGATTTTGAGCCGTTTGATCAGGTGATCACCTTTCAGGACTCCTGTCGGCTCGGTCGACTGGAGGGTAAGGTCGATCTGCCGCGCAAGTTGCTTAAGCGCCTGCAGCCGGCACGGTTTGTTGAGATGAAAGAGGCGGCGGGTGCATCGATCTGCTGTGGTAACTGTGCCTGGACAGGGTGCGACGGGTATAGCAAGGCTCTGCAGGTCAGGCGGCTGGAACAGGCCCATGCCACCGGCAGTGATCTCCTGGTAACCTCTTGTCCCAAATGCCAGCTGCATCTGGCCTGTGCAATGGAAGACCCGTTCCGTCGCGAGCAGCTGGAGATAGAACTCATGGATCTTACCAGTATCATCGCCCAGACGATCCGCTGGAAGGGCTGA